The following are encoded together in the Oncorhynchus masou masou isolate Uvic2021 chromosome 5, UVic_Omas_1.1, whole genome shotgun sequence genome:
- the LOC135540176 gene encoding DNA-binding protein inhibitor ID-1-like codes for MKVVGPTCALKSKVGGKDMVRCLSDQSLSISKCKIPLLDEQMTVFLQDMNSCYSKLKELVPTLPTNKKASKVEILQHVIDYIWDLQVELDEPEKNRQQSSVPRTPLTTLNAELASITVENGFSDDRIMCR; via the exons ATGAAGGTTGTCGGACCTACCTGCGCACTGAAGAGCAAGGTTGGAGGCAAGGACATGGTGCGGTGCCTATCCGACCAGAGCCTTTCCATCTCCAAATGTAAGATCCCGCTGCTGGACGAGCAGATGACCGTATTTCTGCAGGACATGAACAGCTGTTATAGCAAGCTGAAGGAGCTGGTCCCCACTCTGCCTACCAACAAGAAGGCCAGCAAGGTGGAGATCCTCCAACACGTCATTGACTACATATGGGACCTGCAGGTTGAACTGGACGAGCCGGAAAAGAACCGTCAGCAGAGCAGCGTGCCCCGTACACCTCTGACAACCCTGAACGCAGAGCTGGCCAGCATTACTGTCGAG AATGGATTCTCGGATGACAGAATCATGTGCCGCTAG